A genomic region of Salinibacter pepae contains the following coding sequences:
- a CDS encoding TonB-dependent receptor, with amino-acid sequence MATLAFSDAAAQSTGIIEGQVVDAGDGSPLPGANVVVEGTSIGTSTDPDGRFRLTSVPTGPQTLTASFVSYTSSSTAVDVEAGRAQTVNVELASEVLEGEEVVVRGIRRSQFRSINQKRQSLNIVDALAADRIGNLPEKNIAEAVQRLPGIVLRNDRTEGRFVSIRGGAANLNNVTLNGNTLASTAGSRATALDLLPAEMVSNVEVTKAVTPDMPGNAIGGSIDISTLSAFDREGAFAFGSVRALSHDQQVPDLGETAFPFRANVTAGTKVGPDDAFGLLVSASGSRRDFTTSGLKGEGWGEFSGEGSIDLRPDFEGAVVPEAQEQIVERNRRRRFAVNASLDWRPNKTVEVYVRPYYTFTDEKKLDNELEYNMVYDPEDHPGDPRPFMTESGARFARGFGSVDLSDTDEEESLWGGNLGVEHQFDGAVTLSASGSYSRGVLDRRQEDAEFETPETTRASGVADMGNFLFDYYPENPDYVGNGANYTANEVDLEYNENVENTYAAQADLRVPFSTAGVSGYVETGGQFQARDKSIDAADTGYDYVGGGSLTLADFEAPRVQTVQVGNGLMPFANTQAMVADFLGDLCNPSTEQRFSGERRCRASNAVYERVGAEDLAIADIEDDSENAESIYAGYAMASVEVGALTALGGLRVEHTSTETDRFQLREDEAFDPEEDVVRQTFDNAYTNVLPSLHLTLQAAEALQLRAAWSNTIGRPEYDDLGAFSEVDIVEEGGNLLASVNEGNPNLDPFTAMNFDLAAEYYFSNGGLASVGGFHKRIDNAIYTFSSEQRNVQDPFGRGRTFDRISRSQLRNADLGTVTGVEIAYQQPFTFLPEPFNALGLNANTTITTSDVDVPEYEDNPARPDYSFFQQSDLVYNIIPYVQTGGFEARVAINYQGGYLEGIDGSSPLEDEYVGDRTTVDINAAYQFQSVLGEPELLLQVQNITNEPEVFQTGRAKTLGFHYRSGRTVTVGLSTEF; translated from the coding sequence ATGGCCACGCTCGCGTTTTCGGATGCCGCGGCCCAGTCGACCGGGATTATTGAGGGCCAGGTCGTCGACGCGGGCGACGGCTCCCCGCTGCCCGGCGCCAACGTGGTCGTGGAGGGCACGTCGATCGGGACGTCCACCGACCCCGACGGGCGGTTCCGGCTCACGAGCGTTCCGACCGGCCCACAGACCCTGACGGCATCCTTTGTCAGCTACACGTCCAGCAGCACGGCCGTCGACGTGGAGGCGGGCCGGGCCCAGACGGTCAATGTTGAGCTCGCCAGCGAGGTGCTGGAGGGAGAGGAGGTCGTCGTTCGTGGCATTCGGCGGAGCCAGTTTCGGTCGATCAACCAGAAGCGACAGTCGCTGAATATCGTCGACGCCCTGGCGGCCGACCGCATCGGAAACCTGCCCGAGAAGAACATTGCTGAGGCCGTGCAGCGGCTGCCGGGCATCGTGCTCCGCAACGACCGCACGGAGGGCCGCTTCGTGTCCATTCGTGGCGGCGCGGCGAATCTCAACAACGTGACGCTCAACGGCAACACGCTCGCCTCCACCGCCGGCTCGCGGGCAACGGCCCTCGACCTGCTGCCGGCCGAGATGGTGTCGAACGTGGAGGTCACGAAGGCCGTCACGCCGGACATGCCCGGCAACGCCATCGGCGGCTCGATTGACATCAGCACGCTTTCGGCCTTCGACCGGGAGGGGGCCTTCGCCTTCGGCTCCGTCCGGGCGCTCTCACACGACCAGCAGGTGCCCGATCTTGGGGAGACGGCGTTTCCGTTCCGCGCGAACGTGACCGCCGGAACAAAGGTCGGCCCGGACGACGCCTTTGGCCTGCTGGTCTCGGCCAGCGGCTCGCGCCGCGACTTTACGACCTCGGGGCTGAAGGGGGAGGGCTGGGGGGAGTTCTCCGGCGAGGGCAGCATCGACCTCCGCCCCGACTTTGAGGGCGCCGTCGTTCCGGAGGCGCAGGAGCAGATCGTAGAGCGCAACCGCCGTCGCCGCTTTGCGGTGAACGCCAGCCTTGATTGGCGCCCAAACAAGACTGTCGAGGTCTATGTCCGGCCCTACTACACGTTCACCGACGAGAAAAAGCTGGACAACGAGCTGGAGTACAACATGGTGTACGACCCGGAGGACCATCCGGGGGACCCGCGGCCGTTCATGACCGAGTCCGGGGCCCGGTTCGCCCGCGGGTTCGGCTCGGTCGATCTCAGCGACACCGACGAGGAGGAGTCGCTCTGGGGCGGGAATCTCGGGGTCGAGCATCAGTTCGACGGGGCCGTCACCCTCTCGGCAAGCGGCTCCTACTCCCGCGGCGTGCTCGACCGTCGTCAGGAGGACGCCGAGTTCGAGACGCCGGAAACCACGCGGGCGTCGGGGGTTGCCGACATGGGGAACTTCCTGTTCGACTATTACCCGGAGAACCCCGACTACGTCGGCAATGGCGCCAACTACACCGCCAACGAGGTGGACCTCGAGTACAACGAAAACGTCGAGAACACCTACGCGGCGCAGGCCGACCTCCGCGTTCCGTTCTCGACCGCTGGCGTGTCCGGCTACGTCGAGACCGGGGGCCAGTTTCAGGCCCGCGACAAATCGATCGACGCGGCCGACACCGGGTACGACTACGTCGGGGGCGGCAGCCTCACGCTGGCCGACTTCGAGGCGCCCCGTGTGCAGACGGTGCAGGTGGGAAATGGCCTGATGCCGTTTGCCAACACCCAGGCGATGGTGGCCGACTTTCTCGGGGATCTCTGCAACCCGTCGACCGAGCAGCGCTTCTCCGGCGAGCGGCGCTGCCGGGCCTCCAACGCCGTCTACGAGCGCGTGGGGGCCGAGGACCTGGCCATCGCCGACATCGAGGACGACTCCGAGAACGCGGAGTCGATCTACGCCGGCTACGCGATGGCCTCGGTCGAGGTGGGGGCCCTGACCGCCCTCGGCGGCCTTCGCGTCGAGCATACCTCCACCGAGACCGACCGCTTTCAGCTCCGGGAGGACGAGGCGTTCGACCCCGAGGAGGACGTGGTTCGGCAGACCTTCGACAACGCCTACACGAACGTTCTCCCGTCCCTGCACCTGACGCTGCAGGCAGCGGAGGCCCTGCAGCTGCGGGCCGCCTGGTCCAACACGATTGGACGGCCGGAATACGACGACCTTGGCGCCTTCAGCGAGGTCGACATCGTAGAGGAGGGCGGCAATCTCTTGGCGAGCGTGAACGAAGGAAATCCGAACCTCGACCCGTTCACGGCTATGAATTTTGACCTCGCCGCCGAGTACTACTTTTCGAACGGCGGGCTGGCGTCGGTCGGCGGCTTTCACAAACGGATTGACAACGCCATCTACACGTTCTCCTCCGAGCAGCGGAACGTACAGGATCCCTTCGGCCGGGGCCGGACGTTCGACCGCATCTCTCGATCGCAACTGCGGAACGCGGACCTGGGGACGGTGACCGGTGTGGAGATCGCCTACCAGCAGCCGTTTACCTTCCTGCCGGAGCCGTTCAACGCGCTCGGCCTCAACGCCAACACGACCATAACAACCTCGGACGTGGACGTCCCGGAGTACGAGGACAATCCCGCCCGCCCCGACTATTCCTTCTTCCAGCAGTCGGACCTGGTCTACAACATCATCCCCTACGTCCAGACCGGAGGCTTCGAGGCGCGTGTGGCGATCAACTACCAGGGCGGGTACCTGGAGGGCATCGACGGCAGCTCGCCGCTTGAGGACGAATACGTCGGCGACCGCACGACCGTGGACATCAACGCCGCGTACCAGTTCCAGTCGGTGCTGGGCGAGCCGGAGCTGTTGCTGCAGGTGCAGAACATTACCAACGAGCCGGAGG